Proteins encoded by one window of Lacipirellulaceae bacterium:
- a CDS encoding TIGR01777 family oxidoreductase: protein MSDTAQTIIVTGASGLVGSALVTALENDGHKVIRAVRREVKDSARELHWDPDKGEIDADRFEGADAVVHLAGEGIADKRWNETVKQRIHHSRTKGTLLIAETMAKCENKPHTLACASAIGYYGNCGDTVLTEQSPAGKDFLADVCQQWEAACQPARDAGIRVANMRIGVVLSTKGGALAKMLLPFKLGAGGVLGNGQQYFSWITLDDLVSGIQHVLNTESLSGPVNMTAPNPVTNHKYTKTLGSVLGRPTIIPVPAFGARLAFGEMADALLLASMRVKPAVLTDTGFSFAHAELEPALEYLLK, encoded by the coding sequence ATGAGCGACACAGCACAAACCATTATCGTCACCGGTGCCAGCGGCCTCGTTGGTTCCGCCCTGGTCACGGCCCTTGAGAACGACGGCCACAAAGTCATCCGTGCGGTGCGTCGAGAAGTGAAAGACTCCGCACGTGAGTTGCACTGGGATCCCGACAAGGGTGAAATCGACGCCGATCGGTTCGAGGGCGCGGATGCCGTCGTTCATCTTGCGGGAGAGGGGATCGCCGACAAGCGTTGGAACGAAACGGTCAAGCAGCGAATCCATCACAGTCGCACCAAGGGCACCCTGCTGATCGCCGAAACGATGGCCAAGTGTGAAAACAAACCCCACACGCTCGCTTGCGCTTCAGCGATCGGCTACTACGGCAACTGCGGCGACACGGTACTCACGGAGCAATCCCCAGCCGGCAAGGACTTCCTCGCCGATGTTTGCCAACAATGGGAAGCCGCCTGCCAACCGGCGCGCGACGCGGGCATCCGTGTTGCCAACATGCGGATTGGTGTGGTCCTCAGCACCAAGGGCGGTGCGCTGGCCAAGATGCTCCTCCCGTTCAAACTCGGCGCTGGTGGTGTGCTGGGAAATGGTCAGCAGTACTTCAGTTGGATCACTCTGGACGATCTCGTCTCCGGAATCCAGCACGTCTTGAACACCGAATCACTCTCCGGCCCCGTCAATATGACGGCTCCCAATCCGGTGACGAATCACAAGTACACCAAGACACTTGGCAGCGTACTCGGACGTCCCACAATCATCCCGGTTCCCGCCTTTGGTGCGAGACTCGCCTTCGGCGAAATGGCCGACGCGTTGCTGCTCGCCAGCATGCGAGTGAAACCAGCGGTGCTGACCGACACGGGTTTTAGCTTTGCTCATGCTGAGCTAGAGCCGGCGCTGGAATATTTGCTGAAGTAA
- a CDS encoding formylglycine-generating enzyme family protein yields MLRILLIVAALATAAVWPRATEEPTAKPQASRVTVGQLVEVPGGAFSMGAPRPFPADQQPVHRVVVEPFQMEATLVTNAQFAKFVEATGHVTTAERRGTSRVFVPAKRVWREVAGATWRNPKGPGSSIAGRDDYPVVHVSWYDASAYAAWAGHRLPTEAEFEYAARDGRVDCPYPWGRELAPSGNTSQKKWLANGWQGWFPQDDAAEDGYHGLSPVDAFPPTRWGLYDMAGNVWCWCQDSYDPEGYGKIASGNTPRQTSEHRVRRGGSWLSAANYGDGLVVSYRDHAPPEETTNHTGFRCAE; encoded by the coding sequence ATGCTGCGAATCCTACTCATCGTCGCTGCCCTTGCGACTGCGGCGGTTTGGCCACGGGCTACAGAAGAGCCTACGGCGAAACCGCAAGCGTCGCGGGTGACGGTTGGGCAGCTCGTTGAGGTTCCTGGCGGTGCCTTCTCGATGGGCGCACCGCGACCCTTCCCAGCGGATCAGCAACCCGTGCATCGCGTCGTGGTCGAACCCTTTCAAATGGAAGCCACACTCGTCACCAATGCTCAGTTCGCAAAGTTTGTCGAAGCTACCGGCCACGTCACCACTGCTGAGCGACGTGGCACTTCACGAGTCTTCGTTCCAGCAAAGCGTGTTTGGCGGGAGGTTGCCGGAGCGACTTGGCGAAATCCCAAAGGGCCGGGCAGCTCAATCGCTGGGCGTGATGATTACCCCGTGGTGCATGTCTCGTGGTACGACGCCAGTGCGTACGCGGCTTGGGCGGGCCATCGTTTGCCGACCGAGGCTGAGTTCGAATATGCCGCTCGTGATGGAAGAGTTGATTGCCCCTATCCGTGGGGCCGAGAGCTCGCCCCCAGCGGAAACACCTCACAGAAAAAGTGGCTCGCCAACGGTTGGCAGGGCTGGTTCCCCCAGGATGATGCTGCTGAGGACGGCTATCACGGCCTTTCCCCCGTGGATGCCTTCCCACCCACGCGTTGGGGGCTCTACGATATGGCTGGGAACGTCTGGTGCTGGTGCCAGGATAGCTACGACCCCGAAGGCTATGGAAAAATCGCTTCAGGCAACACTCCTCGCCAAACCAGTGAACATCGGGTCCGCCGTGGCGGTTCATGGTTGTCAGCGGCCAACTATGGTGATGGGCTGGTCGTGAGCTATCGCGACCATGCCCCGCCCGAAGAAACAACCAATCACACTGGGTTTCGGTGTGCCGAGTAG
- a CDS encoding rhomboid family intramembrane serine protease — MGFENRDYFREDQPGVQLSMPQTVTMRLVLLNVAIYFLQLIMQSGDTSVINQYFALRADWFSRPWQAYQLLTYGFLHSLGNVGHILLNMFMLWMFGSQVEQRYGPKSFLAFYLTAIVFAGLGWSLTELAYQGSPSGMLGASGGIAAMFILYALNWPHRQIMFMMIIPAPAWLVASLGILLDMQGAISRSGNVAFTAHLAGALFGYLFYRTGFNPLAKLLDGASAPKIRRGPKLRVHTPDDDEDEGDSEVDRILRKISEQGQDSLTRRERRTLEQASREMKGRR; from the coding sequence ATGGGATTCGAAAACCGCGACTACTTCCGTGAAGACCAGCCCGGCGTGCAGCTTTCCATGCCGCAGACGGTGACGATGCGCTTGGTGCTGCTGAACGTGGCGATCTATTTCCTGCAGTTAATCATGCAGTCCGGCGATACGTCGGTGATCAATCAGTACTTCGCACTGAGGGCTGACTGGTTCTCGCGTCCCTGGCAGGCCTATCAGCTACTCACTTACGGTTTCCTCCATTCGCTAGGTAACGTGGGTCACATTCTGCTGAACATGTTCATGCTCTGGATGTTTGGTTCGCAAGTTGAACAGCGATACGGACCGAAAAGCTTTCTCGCCTTTTATCTCACTGCCATTGTTTTCGCCGGACTCGGTTGGTCGCTTACTGAGCTGGCCTACCAGGGTTCGCCCTCAGGGATGCTTGGCGCTTCAGGCGGAATCGCAGCCATGTTTATTCTCTACGCTTTGAATTGGCCGCATCGTCAAATCATGTTTATGATGATCATCCCCGCGCCGGCTTGGTTGGTTGCATCGCTCGGCATACTACTCGACATGCAGGGCGCTATCTCTCGCAGTGGAAACGTCGCCTTCACCGCCCACTTGGCGGGCGCACTGTTCGGTTACCTTTTCTACCGAACGGGCTTCAACCCACTCGCGAAACTGCTTGACGGTGCTTCCGCTCCCAAAATTCGCCGTGGCCCCAAACTGCGAGTTCATACCCCCGACGATGACGAGGATGAAGGCGACAGCGAAGTCGATCGTATCCTCCGCAAAATCAGCGAACAGGGTCAGGACAGCCTCACAAGGCGTGAACGGAGAACGCTCGAACAGGCCAGCCGAGAGATGAAAGGCCGCCGGTAA